In Streptomyces sclerotialus, one genomic interval encodes:
- a CDS encoding rodlin: MFKKILATGAVAASIIGMAAASAPQALAIGDDEGPTSMTGNGSSSAYGNQTTHGHMSPQDGLTQGTLNDMCLLNFYKIPIALVDDIPILSDQQNMQCAENSSQDKQDQSLADVLENVPILSANGTGNG, translated from the coding sequence GTGTTCAAGAAGATCCTCGCCACGGGAGCCGTGGCGGCATCCATCATCGGAATGGCGGCGGCCTCCGCTCCCCAGGCGCTGGCGATCGGTGACGACGAGGGCCCCACCTCGATGACCGGTAACGGTTCCTCGTCGGCCTACGGCAACCAGACGACGCACGGCCACATGAGCCCCCAGGACGGCCTGACTCAGGGCACGCTGAACGACATGTGCCTGCTGAACTTCTACAAGATCCCGATCGCTCTCGTGGACGACATCCCGATCCTCTCCGACCAGCAGAACATGCAGTGCGCGGAGAACTCCTCGCAGGACAAGCAGGACCAGTCGCTGGCGGACGTCCTCGAGAACGTGCCGATCCTGTCGGCGAACGGTACCGGCAACGGCTGA
- a CDS encoding chaplin, giving the protein MKYTKVAAVAAGTLMAAGAAAPAFADAGASGAANNSPGVLSGNVAQVPIHIPVNLCGNTIDIIGLLNPSFGNTCVND; this is encoded by the coding sequence GTGAAGTACACGAAGGTCGCCGCGGTCGCCGCTGGAACGCTGATGGCTGCGGGCGCCGCCGCGCCGGCGTTCGCCGACGCGGGTGCCAGCGGTGCCGCCAACAACTCTCCGGGCGTGCTGTCCGGCAATGTCGCCCAGGTTCCGATTCACATTCCGGTGAACCTCTGCGGCAACACCATCGACATCATCGGCCTGCTGAACCCCTCCTTCGGCAACACCTGCGTCAACGACTGA